Proteins from one Rhodothermales bacterium genomic window:
- a CDS encoding M14 family metallopeptidase — protein sequence MPAPLLLRRPFALAALVLTFALPAIAQGAGEAVPPRADALQSPATFLGYELGDRFTPHHRVVDYVQHVAAHSPNVRWEPYGETVEGRPLGVAYVATPERLGRLDAVREQNLRAAGVLPGGAVPEASVVWLSYGVHGNESSSTEAALATLYALADPTNARTQAWLRDVVVVLDPCLNPDGRERYVDGFHRRLGIRPDADPAGWEHDEAWPGGRTNHYFFDLNRDWAWGTQQETRARLALYNRWLPHVHVDFHEQGIDAPYYFAPAAEPLHARITDWQRDLQTTIGRNHAARFDREGWLYFTGQVFDLLYPGYGDSWPMFNGAVGMTYEQAGGGRGGLAVRTAEGDTLTLTDRIAHHVATGLSTVEVAAREREAITTNFRAYYRDADRGPYRAFVVRGDAGVLAALAEHLAEQGVRAERADRDVTLRGRRYADGEDERFALGPDDLVVTTDQPKGVLASVLFDPSPVLSDSLSYDATAWALPYVYDLDGWALAEAPNLALRPWTPSVAPPPSATRPYAYLLRWTSFADARALARLFDAGVRPRVATEPFEIDGARYDRGTLVLTRRGNERIDFDAAVREAAAGQGLTAVASGLVTSGPDFGSSDVRAISAPRVALLVDDALSSSAVGEVWHYFDAQLGYPVTLLPADGLRAATLADYEVLVLPNGSYGDLLTDGRRSTLKDWVRDGGRLVALERAVAALAGEDGFAVEEREDDEAEGDTVEARLTVYGNRERDRIAEDVPGSVFRVTLDATHPLAFGYDGDTHTFKRSTAAYPFLKDGWNVGVLRSGEPVSGFAGYETGKRLEDSLAFGVQELGRGRVIYLVDDPLFRGFWYAGRLLFANAVFFGGL from the coding sequence ATGCCCGCCCCGCTGCTGCTCCGCCGACCCTTCGCCCTCGCCGCGCTGGTGCTGACGTTCGCGCTGCCTGCCATCGCGCAGGGAGCGGGCGAAGCCGTCCCGCCGCGCGCCGACGCCCTGCAATCGCCCGCCACGTTCCTCGGGTACGAACTCGGCGACCGCTTCACGCCGCACCACCGTGTCGTGGACTACGTGCAGCACGTCGCCGCTCATTCGCCGAACGTGCGGTGGGAGCCCTACGGCGAGACGGTCGAGGGGCGCCCGCTCGGGGTCGCCTACGTCGCCACGCCGGAGCGGCTCGGTCGGCTCGACGCGGTGCGGGAGCAGAACCTCCGCGCGGCGGGCGTGCTGCCGGGCGGGGCCGTACCGGAGGCGAGCGTCGTCTGGTTGAGCTACGGCGTCCACGGCAACGAGTCGTCGAGCACGGAGGCCGCGCTCGCGACGCTCTACGCCCTCGCCGACCCGACGAACGCCCGCACGCAGGCGTGGCTGCGCGATGTCGTCGTGGTCCTCGACCCGTGCCTCAACCCCGACGGGCGCGAGCGCTACGTCGATGGCTTCCACCGCCGCCTCGGCATCCGGCCCGACGCTGATCCCGCCGGCTGGGAGCACGACGAGGCGTGGCCCGGCGGCCGGACGAACCACTACTTCTTCGACCTCAACCGCGACTGGGCGTGGGGCACGCAGCAGGAGACGCGCGCCCGTCTCGCCCTCTACAACCGCTGGCTGCCGCACGTCCACGTCGACTTCCACGAGCAGGGGATCGACGCGCCGTACTACTTCGCCCCCGCCGCCGAGCCGCTCCACGCCCGCATCACCGACTGGCAGCGCGACCTCCAAACCACAATCGGCCGCAACCACGCCGCCCGGTTCGACCGTGAGGGCTGGCTCTACTTCACCGGGCAGGTGTTCGACCTGCTTTATCCCGGCTACGGCGACTCATGGCCGATGTTCAACGGGGCCGTGGGGATGACCTACGAGCAGGCGGGCGGCGGGCGCGGCGGTCTCGCGGTCCGCACGGCGGAGGGCGACACGCTGACGCTCACGGACCGCATCGCCCACCACGTCGCGACGGGCCTCTCGACCGTCGAGGTGGCGGCGCGCGAGCGCGAGGCGATCACGACGAACTTCCGCGCCTACTACCGCGACGCCGACCGGGGGCCGTACCGGGCGTTCGTCGTGCGCGGCGACGCCGGCGTACTGGCCGCCCTCGCCGAGCACCTCGCCGAGCAGGGCGTCCGCGCCGAGCGGGCCGACCGCGACGTGACGCTGCGCGGCCGGCGGTACGCCGACGGCGAAGACGAGCGGTTCGCGCTCGGGCCGGACGATCTCGTCGTGACCACCGATCAGCCGAAGGGCGTGCTCGCGAGCGTGCTCTTCGACCCGTCGCCCGTGCTGTCGGACTCGCTCAGCTACGACGCGACGGCGTGGGCGCTGCCGTACGTCTACGACCTCGACGGCTGGGCGCTCGCCGAGGCTCCGAACCTCGCCCTCCGTCCGTGGACGCCGTCCGTGGCACCGCCGCCGTCCGCGACCCGGCCGTACGCCTACCTCCTCCGCTGGACCTCGTTCGCCGACGCCCGTGCGCTGGCGCGGCTATTCGACGCGGGCGTCCGGCCGCGTGTCGCCACCGAGCCGTTCGAGATCGACGGCGCGCGCTACGACCGGGGCACGCTCGTCCTCACGCGGCGCGGCAACGAGCGCATCGACTTCGACGCGGCGGTGCGGGAGGCCGCCGCCGGGCAGGGACTCACGGCCGTTGCGAGCGGCCTCGTCACGAGCGGCCCCGACTTCGGCTCGTCGGACGTGCGCGCGATCTCCGCCCCCCGCGTCGCGCTCCTCGTCGACGACGCGCTTTCGTCGAGCGCCGTCGGCGAGGTCTGGCACTACTTCGACGCCCAGCTCGGCTACCCGGTCACGCTCCTGCCCGCCGACGGGCTGCGCGCCGCCACGCTCGCCGATTACGAGGTGCTCGTCCTCCCGAACGGCTCCTACGGCGACCTCCTCACCGACGGCCGGCGGAGCACGCTGAAAGACTGGGTGCGGGACGGCGGGCGGCTCGTCGCGCTGGAGCGGGCCGTCGCCGCGCTCGCGGGCGAGGACGGATTTGCCGTCGAAGAGCGAGAGGACGACGAGGCAGAGGGGGACACCGTCGAGGCGCGGCTCACGGTGTACGGCAACCGCGAGCGGGACCGGATCGCCGAGGACGTGCCCGGCAGCGTCTTCCGCGTCACGCTCGACGCGACGCACCCCCTCGCCTTCGGCTACGACGGCGACACGCACACCTTCAAGCGCAGCACCGCGGCGTACCCGTTTCTGAAAGACGGGTGGAACGTCGGCGTGCTGCGCTCGGGCGAGCCGGTGAGCGGCTTCGCGGGCTACGAGACGGGGAAGAGGCTGGAGGACTCGCTCGCGTTCGGCGTGCAGGAGTTGGGGCGGGGGCGCGTGATCTACCTCGTCGACGACCCGCTTTTCCGGGGGTTCTGGTACGCGGGCCGGTTGCTCTTCGCGAACGCCGTGTTCTTCGGGGGGTTGTAG